The DNA window atatataaacagatatatatatatatatggcccCCCCAAATTGAGTGATACGTCCATGTATCTCAGTGGCTAAAGCCACTTACCACGTTTGCTCCGCCCGATTTCGAAACCTGGTGCCTCCTTTTtttattttagcgacggttgtgacgaaaaccgtcgcaaatttagcgacggtttattataaccgtcgccatatagcgacggttttttcaaAAACCATCGCAAAATAAACTAAGTGGCCCCCCACTGTCGAAATCCTAGATCCGCCCCTGACAACAAATGTCAATATCAGGAAATGGAGATATCGGAAGATTATCAAGCAAACTAAACAAAGCAATGTACCGCCAAAGATAGAAAAGTCAAATGAATTAAGCatcaacataaacataaatatctATGAAGATGAAGATGAAGATGAAGATGGAATAGAGATTTGAGATGACGAATCATTTGCCGCCTACAAAAAAAGAGCTAAAAAGATAAAAATCGATGGGTACAAAAAGATTTCAGGGGATCTTCaaatcaaagacaagaaaatgtGATGATTTTATTTGTAACCAAATAATTATCTATTAATAGTTATTCTTATTGCAAAAATAATTCCAACTTATTTTAATAAGATTATCATATACAAATTATCTCTATTTCTCTGCGTACAACGCACGTACATTTATCTAGTAAAacataaatatgactaaagttttcaaaaaaaaaaatatctggaaaATTCTCAATATCAAACTTTAATagttaaaagaaaaatataatattaattaagtTTCGATAATTTCAACCTAAATCAATTTTTGGTGTGAAATCATGCTGAATAACATGATGAACAAAAAATTCATTCTATTCATAATTAAGCGTCAATagattgttaaaaaaatatcaaatgaatttatttttgaattagtTGGTTATACGACagaataaaaattattcataaGTCTGAATAAAAATTATGTCTTATGAGAGTGAAATATCTGTTGACTTTCCACATTCTTAAGTTATTTGTGAATGTACATTTTCAGTTCATTGGTGTAGTTACTTCGTGCTAAGTTGCTGCAAAGTTTTGTCGTTGTATCATGAAAAACAGTTGTTCGTCCAAATGCTCTAAGCACTGTCGGAggagaattttttttaagaaaactaTACTCCATATAGACATCGGTTTGATTTATTGTTTGAAAATAACATCtgtacataaaataatttattccaTTTACACAAGAAACATATTCAAGCAGCTGGTAAGCAAGTGTGTTTGTATAGTTAAGCCCACTGGACTCCGAAGAATTCAAACTTTTAAAAAGTTTGCCCGAAAGAACTTAAAATAATTAACCAAAATTACTATAGATAACCTCGTGtcatcataaatcaataattgtTCCAAATGAAAGCAAAAAAGGCCATGTGGAAAAGAAAGAGAATCAGATGTTGATTCCAAAATGGTTGGCAAGTTCTGCAAATACAACAAAGAAGACGCATTTTTATGTGTGATGTCTTTATAATCCACAACACAGGTTTTATGACCTGTGCATGGATTCAAGAATTTTCTTCGAGTTGGAAACGATGTGatgcattaaagatttaaagAAGAAGTGAATTATAGATGAAAGAAGCTAGTGAATGATCTAAATTCTTTGTTCGCAAAAGGGCCACTTGACATTGATAAAAGAGTATTTCCTTACAAAAAGTTAACATCTTCCTAGATCTTGAAAGCTTACAGCACTTCTAAAAATCATACGAGCCATCGAATTGCTCTAATCGTCAAGCTTAAACAAATATGTGCACTAGCCTTTCAAGCCCGCTCAACGACCATGCAACAACTAGGTAAAATCTGCACTAAGAAAGAAACATGTTCATGCATTGGCATTGGCATTGGCGGTCTGGGACGGCAGTCTCTGGTGGCTATGTTCACCTTCATAAGTTACAACGAGCATGGTAGGATCTTCCAAGCATCTCTCCACATGTTTTCTTGCAGGACACCCTCTCATGCTGCTGCATTTGTAGTATCCCCTGGCAGCAAAATGCACCAATATGATTTTTTCCAGTGACGCCAACTTATAAATGTCTACAGTTTACCATCTCCATatcatacaaatatatatacgaCACACTTATAAAATGCTCGACACTCGAGACTTGCCCAAAAAGGCCATATTGTGATGTTccagattcaacaacaaatgttAAAACTTGTGGAAATTCATCTGTTAAGATTATACCTAGGGTGAGGAGAACCTTTGATTGGTTTCTGGCCATATTTCCTCCAAGAGTACTCATCGGCGGGGATATCAGCTAACTTGTTGCTTATAGCAGGTACTTTGATAGACCTCTTTACTCTGTGCTTCCTGTTCACCATGTCCAGAATTTACAACACAAAAACAGAACAAAATATGTAAGAGGTGTGGTGTGATAGGCTGACATGTAAGATGTTGTATCAAACTAATGAGTTGAAAGGAAGACGAGACCTCTTCTTGGTGCAATGACATCTACCACTTCCTCCACATTTTACACTCCCACGCTCCCCACTTCCAAAACACTTTTTCCTTTGATTATAAGAGATCTGATCGGCGGAACGAGAGGCGCCAATCAAATGGAAGGAATTTCCATTTAAGTTAGCAACACTACCATCTACACTCAGTGAAGAGATAAATGACCTAGTGGATGACATGTTGGGAGTGCAGGTGGAGCTGTCAAAATTCAGGCTAAGGCCGCTACTACAGCGCCTATACATCAATTCAGCCTGCTGTTTCATTTGCAACTGCTGAAGTTGGAGCCTCTGCTGCTGGAGAAAATAATAGTTTGGTGATGGTGTTTGTTGCTGAACTTGAAGAGGGTTCTTGCCATTTGAGCTCAAGTCCAGAAAAGGACATCCTAGAGTAAGATCATTTTTAGAATTAAAACGGGTTTCTTTAAGCGGGTTGCAGATTAGAAGAGGTTTAGGCTGCGGATCATCTGTTCTAAAGAAGGGACTTTCCAAGAAAATAGAATGGGGGAAAGGAGGTTGAATTTTCTTGAGTTTCCTCACTCTGGCATGCCCACATCTAGAGTTAAGAAGAGAGACAACTTTCCGGAATTTGTACACAGCCTCCCCAGTTTTCTCTGCTAGATTCTTACTCTGACTGTGATCCTGCGGCTGAAACAAGAGATTAATTACTCCATGGCAACTTTCAACAGCTTCACTATTTTCCCGTTCAACCTCTTTCATCTTACTTCCCCCCCTACCCCAGAAACAGCAAAGATAAGCCCAAGCGAGAGTCCCGATTCCAGAACTCAAAAATCAGTACAGCACGAGAGGATAGAAGgatgaaaaagaaagaaaataagaGAAAGGTCTTAAAACTGATTCAACAGAGCTCCTCAACTACACATACAAGAGACAAAAAAGAAACCCCGAGTCCATAtttggaaaaataaaataaatcttctTTCTTTGAAACCGCAATCACGATAAAAATCCAAGGAAAAAGAAGGTTCAATCATTTCTGAATCTGTAGAGCGTAATATCAATCaagaaatcatttaaataaCCCAGAAGAAACCAGCTGCCTCAGAAGGAGTGAAGATTAAAGAAACTTAAAAAAGTCGGAAAGAATGGGCTTTCACTAGGACTTTTCGAAGGATAAAAATTATGCAATAGCCCCAGATTCCCTCAATCACCATAGGTTTCTGTTTATACTTATGGAAGAAAGAGACAAATTTTAGTTTGAAAAACGTGAAAGACAAGACTCCCCCAGAAAATTAACAGAACCCAAGAAAAAAGAAAATCTCAAAAATCCCCTCTTTTAAACATTTCTCATAATTGCCATTAACCAAAATTTATAATCATCGTTGCTACATTCAGTTGGATTACAGAGAGAGAATGTAGAGGAATCGAAGAGTAACAGTGGTTCTTGAAGAAGCTGGCGCATTAAAGATAAACCTGCGCACCAGAAGGGAGCAGGGTTGGGAGAGTATAAACTCCGGTCTCTGTCACAGATTTCAAAGTGGGGCCCACTGTCGTAGCTTTTCGGATTTATTTACTCCAAATTAATGCAAATATTTTCTATATCCCCGCCCTTTTTGCTACTTCCAATGCCGGGCTAGTCCTTTTTAGTCTACCATTCTTGTGTAATGATTAAACTAACAGttgatattttttcatgaaacagacgaatttttaaattatgtttatatttataatattttttatattaaaaatattatttttataaataacttaaataaaatatcaatattataaaattgattTGTAAAATCATCTTATGATAAAATAAATGACTtacatattattaaaaaattaattaatattatatcaGCCTCCACTATTTCatatataatttgatttttatatttaataattttttttcattttactgATGtacttttattaattttttttgtatgaATTGAATaggaataaataaaaattctatatataaatgtatttcttcaatatttttaaatttgtatgaaaaacaaataaatttacatatttaaaataaatgaaatattatattacgacaaaaatatttaatataaataatatataaaaaaataagcgGGCCACTGATATTTGGAGCATCCTCTGATAATAAATGCAAATAGCCGTTACAAGTTAGGCGAAAGCTTCTGTCACGTGTAGCCCTCACACCACAATGCAGACACCTCGCCGCCTTAAGTAGTTTCAAGTAGGGGTAATCTCGGtacatcatttttttaaaaataatcactTTATATCTATATttctatattatatttttctattatatattattaaatttgagatGTCTAGAATAATTAACTTTAGTATCATTatctatttaaataattatattattaatattaaattttaaaacaagTCATATGTAGCTCAGAGGATAAATCTTTAGTTTTTTAAgcgataaaaatttgtgtgagacgatctcatgagtcgtatttatgagacagatctattatttgagccaccaatgaaaaagtattattttttatgataagagtattattttttattgtgaatatggatatagTTGACCCTATCTCATAGATTATGATCCGTTAGACCCACTCTTTCTAAGCATAAGGTTATATGTTCAATTCTTActtgaattttcttttctttttcttatttttttaattcacaTATCAAAATTGCAGTATAGTTTCTCACTATTTTTTACAATTATATTTGaatcctcatttaaatataaacaaaataaattataaaaaaatatcgtATAAGCACGCAACGCTTGCATAAGTACACtagttatattattaaatatttggaGACCATTATAGCAACTAACTTTTGGTGTCATTgtctattttaataattatatatattaataaagtgttaaaaGTATAATATAATCACTTGTAACTTAATGGATAGAGTCTTTGTTTTCTAAGCATCAAGTTGTATGTTATATTCTTAGTTTCgtcttttttctctttttttaatttaatttatatatcaaaattactgtatattttctcattatttcttataattatatttttatatttattaaatataaaacactgaattataaaaaatattatacaaataTACAATGCATACGTCGATATACTAGTGTAGAATTAATTTTAAGATTTTGAGTGATTTTGAACGATTGCACCGATATGTGGTTTTTTTGTGTGAATGATAAAtagaatataaaatattaaaactttttatttaaattgattttaaaacaattgataatataatatttttcaaatataaaaataaaattagataaaatgGTGATAAAAAAGATCAAAATATTTGTagtaaaagaaataaatattttaacaaatACAAGActaatttgaaaattattttaagaaaaatataagttttttttttaaaataggaGGAAGAATTTTTGTCTAGAGTTGAGATAAATTGAATAACAGTTTCTTTAACTGAGTATGTTGTTTACATATTATTATAATCATGATCCAAAAACTATGACAAAAGGTCTCGGTGTAACAGTTTGATGCGGTTTTTGacctagaaaaaaaaaaaaaaaacccacacCATATTACTCAAGTGGTGGTGCcataattattttgattttaacaGAAAATTAGAATCAATTAAATAGTTTGAATTATAAAGGTGCATATTAATTCTCCAGTATAAGCTCTATTAAAAAAGGATTGAAATAATATGCCTTGGGAAGTATTAATCCACCAAACCATTAATTAAAGTAAACACAATGGACAAAGAAATCattcaattaaagaaaaatgaagaatccgaatcgtgtatatatatatatatatatatatatatatatatatatatacatacatactaATAAACGTGGCACACACGTTGCGTGTGTCCTGAATATATTTgtctaatatattaaatattcatgatATTACAACATAATGATGTCACAACATAAAGAAGAGAGTTTATTTTTCACGGTGGCTAGTTTGGAgaagaaataatattattttttacgttGGCAATtgtgaatataatattatacGGGTCTCatacttaatataatagtaGAGATATACATACACAATAGTCAGCACTTGGATTCCAAACGAATAATCACGCTttcaaaaagtaaaaaaaaaaaaactagacaAGACACGACTTCGAAATTAGTAAACAAATGGATAATGCTTATCACTAATAGTACATTTTATCTTATAATTAATTACATGTGGATTGACTAATTTGTTTGCAACtggaaaattataatattttagttGCCAAAGTCAAAAAAGAGATAAACCTGAAATTAATGAGATGTTACATTTAGATTCGGATCGATATACTGAAATGAAATAAGATAAGAATATAATCAATTTTggaatgaaataaaaataagaatGAAATGATAAGTTTATGTAATTCAAATTATTGATAACTAAAAACACGAATgaaatgaaattatttttaattttcaaataatttcttaaataaatttcaaaatactcaaaaatatttattattattataaagttATCATTATCATGAAACTAGGATAACTATTGaccttaattttatttttataagtagttttttatttattaaataattacctttcaaaataataataattcacgattattattttagtatttaaatttgatttcaaaatattattattttggtgtACGAATGATTGATAAATGAACTAATTAATACATTaactattataaatattttaattcataAATGATCtaaaaccagttttatcattaacctaaatttttaataaatccaattttttttactaatttCAATTAGAtaaacaattttattttcaaaattattattaatttttttaaaaaattatttatgataaaattatcataatatttgtattaaaatattataattaataataatttaaatatatctcaacaaataaaataaattttattttctctattatatattaataaaattacaactcaataaataaattattaatacagctaaatatattttaatagacTAATAAAATATGTCATAAAGATCGGTCCCTGGAATTTGGAAGTACTGTTATCCTTAATCGTTCCATTTTAGTTTTTAAAACTTTGATATTGATTCGTTAAAAATTCGAAAAAATGTTCAACAATAAAATTACAAATCATGCAAAAAAACTAGTCTCCTAGAAAAAAGGCGGCACATGGTTGCCATAGCTTTTACATGAAGACATGTCAATCTCACGCACCGTCTCGATTTTTGTAGTTTCAACGTTCAAATTTGTgcattatgatttatttattaagttttaattttattaatgttGGGGTCGATAAGGAGTTTAGAGGGAGTTGAATAAATTATTTCATTTGTTTGACGATTTTGCAAATgatgctagaatcctgttagagattataGCATATCTTGTTCGAATGTAAATCCTGCAGATCACAATAAATGCGGAAACGATCTAATGGAGTACGATGAGAAATAATAAAACATTAAGCAATTGAACAgtggttgtttctggaagttcgaagataaaatcttctacgtctctccTTTTTCTGTTTTCAGaaagtatcactaaaagactttggatattacagtacaacacttgtacacactaATTTTAGTAGGGATTACCcttagcctactgaaactcttagttacacaACTCCGTAAAAACGAATACAACAAAGTTCtagaaaagactcttttccagtttacaaactcttctcaatGATATAGTAAAGTGTTTAGCTTGAAGAgagttatgaaacagtaaaatTACAAAATGATCTCAGAAGATCGGATATAGATAATAAAGTGTGTGCTGTTTTTCTGTATGTTGAGCTTGAACATAAGTAGTTGATGAAAGCTCAAAACTCACGTTGAAATAATAGTTGCGTTGATAATGATAATAACgttgtttttttataaatgattgaTCTTATTATATATAGAAAGCTTGAGTCCAATGTAAACAAAACAACTTCTTTTGAGAGGTTTCTATTAAAGAAATTGAAAGCCAACGATATTTGTTTCAGTTTTTTCACGAATTCGACATGGATCGAATTTTGGAAGGGGGTCATTGGTCTTTTGACAATCATCTCCTTATTCTACATAGACTTCAGCCGGGTGAGGTTCCTACACAAGTGCCACTCAACTTCATTCCATTTTGGGTCCAAATATATGACCTACCAATTAGGTATATATCTGAATCCATTGGTACAAAATTGGGAGATTTCATCGGTCAATTCATGAGCTACGACAACACAAACAATACGGGTTTTTGGAGATCTTACATGCGTATCCGCGTAGCAGTTGATGTGCGGAGACCCTTGTTGCGTTGTAAGAAAATATGTAAGCCGGGTGGAGATTGCTTTCTTGTCAATTTTAAATATGAGAAACTTGGTtcgttttgttttgtttgtggTGCTTTAGGACACACGGAACGGTTTTGTGAAAAACCATTCTCCTCGAATGACAAAGATATGAAGAGAGAATGGGGTGCCTGGATGCGAGCACCTGATAAACGCCTGTCACAGTCCAAAACATCCAAATGGTTACGTGAATATGCAGATTTGGGTGAGACTATTTCCGATGTACATTCCGGCCGATTCACTGATCATACCAGAATGCAAATGGCAGAAGGATCACAATCACTCATAAATCCCGAAACTCTCGGGACTTCAGGAGTAAATTTGTCAAAAGATTGTATCCCTAGAAAGGAAATGCTTGATACGCGGGATACTAGTGGTGAGTATCAATCTCATAATTTCAATGTTGAGGCGGGAAATATCAATGAAGAAAATATTGGGCTGCTTCTAACTGAGGATAGGAAAAGGCGACGGGCCAACATCCGTGCTGAGGCCCAAACAAATATgatgaatattgatccaaatacTCTCATGGATCCAATAACAGATATACCCAGTGCCACAACACATGAACCCACCTTCGATCATCAGAATACTACCATTGATAATATACAGTCTTTTTTAACGGCAGAGCCTGGCCACCAGGCCTGCCGACAGCCATGATCATCTTAAGTTGGAACTGCCGGGGTCTTGGCCATTCTCGAGCAGTTCAAAATTTGCATGAGCTTATACAAGTTCACAGGTCGGCGTTGGTTTTTCTTACAGAAACTTTAGTTAATTCGAAGAAAATTGAGGAGATTAGAATTTCTATTGGTTTTGATGGAGCTTTTTCGGTTGATCGTGAGGGACGAAGTGGAGG is part of the Primulina eburnea isolate SZY01 chromosome 1, ASM2296580v1, whole genome shotgun sequence genome and encodes:
- the LOC140831509 gene encoding probable WRKY transcription factor 21 translates to MKEVERENSEAVESCHGVINLLFQPQDHSQSKNLAEKTGEAVYKFRKVVSLLNSRCGHARVRKLKKIQPPFPHSIFLESPFFRTDDPQPKPLLICNPLKETRFNSKNDLTLGCPFLDLSSNGKNPLQVQQQTPSPNYYFLQQQRLQLQQLQMKQQAELMYRRCSSGLSLNFDSSTCTPNMSSTRSFISSLSVDGSVANLNGNSFHLIGASRSADQISYNQRKKCFGSGERGSVKCGGSGRCHCTKKRKHRVKRSIKVPAISNKLADIPADEYSWRKYGQKPIKGSPHPRGYYKCSSMRGCPARKHVERCLEDPTMLVVTYEGEHSHQRLPSQTANANANA
- the LOC140831516 gene encoding uncharacterized protein encodes the protein MDRILEGGHWSFDNHLLILHRLQPGEVPTQVPLNFIPFWVQIYDLPIRYISESIGTKLGDFIGQFMSYDNTNNTGFWRSYMRIRVAVDVRRPLLRCKKICKPGGDCFLVNFKYEKLGSFCFVCGALGHTERFCEKPFSSNDKDMKREWGAWMRAPDKRLSQSKTSKWLREYADLGETISDVHSGRFTDHTRMQMAEGSQSLINPETLGTSGVNLSKDCIPRKEMLDTRDTSGEYQSHNFNVEAGNINEENIGLLLTEDRKRRRANIRAEAQTNMMNIDPNTLMDPITDIPSATTHEPTFDHQNTTIDNIQSFLTAEPGHQACRQP